From Fusarium oxysporum f. sp. lycopersici 4287 chromosome 10, whole genome shotgun sequence, the proteins below share one genomic window:
- a CDS encoding mannan polymerase II complex ANP1 subunit (At least one base has a quality score < 10), with product MPSYDLPGSNSKMMPRHHAAAFSNGYPRGNTFDISPHKFQPRTLTPAQRRRNKLLVRLCILAAILFVFSLWLWPSSPVASLVSFGLLSAGGAPELETVRYYDLTTVQGTARGWEREERILLCVPLRDAEAHLGMFFSHMRNLTYPHHLIDLAFLVSDSKDNTLKVLSESLEAIQADQDPKQPYGEISIIEKDFGQKVNQDVESRHGFAAQASRRKLMAQARNWLLSAALRPYHSWVYWRDVDVETAPFTILEDLMRHNKDVIVPNVWRPLPDWLGGEQPYDLNSWQESETALALADTLDEDAVIVEGYAEYATWRPHLAYLRDPFGDPDMEMEIDGVGGVSILAKAKVFRSGVHFPAFSFEKHAETEGFGKMSKRMGYSVIGLPHYTIWHLYEPSVDDIRHMEVIVPSAIPHNQQPGSGNQAKAGSGNAAQGDIKAQVVKREGNAARQEGKAVQEGDKRAAVGAQDAPKANPGAAQQVGNAAA from the exons ATGCCATCCTATGACTTGCCAGGCTCCAACTCAAAGATGATGCCCCGGCATCATGCCGCCGCCTTTTCGAATGGCTATCCTCGTGGCAATACTTTTGACATCTCCCCCCACAA GTTCCAGCCGCGCACTTTGACGCCTGCCCAACGGCGTCGCAATAAGCTTCTCGTCCGCCTATGCATTTTAGCGGCGATACTGTTCGTTTTTAGTCTCTGGCTTTGGCCTTCCAGCCCCGTGGCTTCGCTGGTGTCTTTCGGGCTCCTTTCTGCTGGTGGTGCACCAGAGCTTGAGACAGTTCGATACTACGACTTGACCACCGTCCAGGGCACTGCTCGTGGCTGGGAACGCGAAGAGCGCATTCTGTTATGTGTACCACTTCGTGATGCCGAAGCGCACTTGGGAATGTTCTTTTCTCATATGCGCAATCTCACATATCCGCACCACTTGATCGACCTTGCCTTTCTCGTGTCCGATTCCAAAGACAATACTCTAAAGGTTCTTTCTGAGAGTTTGGAGGCCATCCAAGCCGACCAGGATCCTAAGCAACCATACGGGGAGATCTCAATCATTGAGAAAGACTTCGGGCAGAAGGTCAACCAGGATGTTGAAAGTCGTCACGGATTCGCTGCTCAGGCAAGCCGACGAAAGCTGATGGCGCAAGCCCGAAATTGGCTTCTGAGCGCAGCTCTGCGGCCGTACCACTCCTGGGTTTATTGGCGCGACGTAGATGTTGAAACGGCACCTTTCACCATTTTGGAGGATCTCATGCGCCATAACAAGGACGTCATCGTTCCCA ATGTTTGGCGACCGTTGCCTGACTGGCTTGGCGGTGAACAGCCCTACGATTTGAACTCATGGCAGGAGTCTGAGACAGCTTTGGCCCTCGCCGACACACTTGATGAGGATGCTGTCATTGTTGAAGGTTATGCCGAATATGCCACTTGGCGCCCTCATTTAGCGTACCTCCGTGATCCTTTTGGTGATCCCGACATGGAAATGGAAATTGATGGTGTTGGGGGTGTCAGTATCCTGGCAAAAGCCAAAGTCTTCCGATCCGGTGTTCACTTTCCAGCCTTCAGTTTCGAGAAGCACGCCGAAACAGAAGGTTTCGGCAAG ATGTCCAAGAGAATGGGGTACTCAGTCATTGGTCTACCTCATTATACCATCTGGCATTTGTATGAGCCTAGTGTGGATGATATCCGCCATATGGAGGTGATTGTTCCCTCTGCTATA CCCCATAATCAACAACCTGGCTCTGGCAACCAAGCCAAGGCGGGCTCAGGTAATGCCGCTCAAGGCGACATCAAAGCGCAAGTGGTCAAGCGGGAGGGTAACgcagcaagacaagaaggcAAAGCTGTTCAAGAGGGAGACAAACGAGCTGCTGTTGGTGCACAAGATGCGCCCAAAGCCAACCCAGGGGCCGCTCAGCAAGTCGGTAATGCAGCTGCTTAA